One genomic segment of Trichocoleus sp. includes these proteins:
- a CDS encoding universal stress protein: protein MFQKILVAIDRSDVSRQAFEQAIELAKKLDAQMMLVHVISPFNPGYPNPVFPGTDGIYPGGYTEAMETFRQEWDMVERNGNDLLQTWTKEAIEAGVKTESTQPMGDPGRAVCLLAEHWQADLIMLGRHGRKGLSELFFGSVSNFVMHHAPCSVLTVSMSRSAGVEAESLGMS, encoded by the coding sequence ATGTTTCAGAAAATTCTGGTGGCGATCGATCGGTCAGATGTGAGCCGGCAGGCGTTTGAGCAGGCGATCGAGTTGGCAAAAAAGCTAGATGCCCAAATGATGCTGGTGCATGTAATTTCTCCGTTTAATCCGGGATATCCGAATCCAGTGTTTCCGGGAACAGATGGCATTTATCCGGGAGGTTACACCGAAGCAATGGAAACCTTCCGGCAAGAGTGGGACATGGTTGAGCGCAACGGGAACGATTTACTGCAAACCTGGACGAAAGAGGCGATCGAGGCAGGTGTAAAAACAGAATCTACGCAACCAATGGGTGATCCGGGTCGGGCAGTCTGCTTACTGGCAGAGCACTGGCAAGCAGATTTAATTATGCTGGGACGACACGGACGAAAAGGCTTGAGTGAACTATTTTTTGGCAGCGTCAGTAACTTTGTGATGCATCATGCGCCTTGCTCAGTATTGACGGTCAGCATGTCTCGATCGGCAGGAGTAGAGGCGGAGTCATTGGGAATGAGTTAG
- a CDS encoding DUF1049 domain-containing protein, translating into MNKLFIPLITAFWVCLIAIVAIQNATPVIFFFLGFQSIQIPVGLVLAFSVALGMVGMAFILPILQAR; encoded by the coding sequence ATGAATAAACTCTTCATTCCCCTCATCACTGCCTTTTGGGTTTGCCTGATTGCGATCGTGGCAATTCAAAACGCAACACCCGTCATCTTCTTTTTTCTGGGGTTTCAGTCGATCCAAATTCCAGTCGGTTTAGTGCTGGCTTTTAGTGTGGCGTTGGGGATGGTTGGCATGGCATTCATTCTGCCAATCTTGCAGGCACGTTGA
- the rsmI gene encoding 16S rRNA (cytidine(1402)-2'-O)-methyltransferase, which translates to MDIQPGTLYIVGTPIGNLEDMTFRAIEVLRKVDRIAAEDTRHTGKLLHHFQITTPQISYHDHNRQSRLPELLDRLQQGNSIALVSDAGMPGISDPGYELVKACASEGIPTVPIPGACAVITGLSAAGLPTDRFIFEGFLPTKGQERQARLEALQSEPRTIVFYEAPHRLLQTLQDLKQILGGDRSIVLARELTKLHEQFWRGTVEAAETHYQTHEPQGEFTLVIAGCQTAAPILSEAALKAELQHLLQQGLSRSQASRQLANQTPLSRRQLYQLALSLPDRLEDEMTEPDYRH; encoded by the coding sequence ATGGACATTCAGCCTGGAACCCTTTACATTGTCGGCACGCCGATTGGCAACCTGGAAGATATGACCTTCCGGGCGATCGAAGTTTTACGGAAAGTCGATCGGATTGCGGCTGAAGATACGCGCCACACGGGAAAACTGCTGCATCACTTTCAAATCACCACACCGCAGATCAGCTATCACGATCACAACCGCCAGAGCCGCCTACCAGAACTGCTCGATCGGCTGCAGCAAGGCAATTCGATCGCTCTGGTTTCGGATGCTGGGATGCCAGGCATTTCTGATCCAGGCTATGAGCTGGTTAAAGCTTGTGCGAGTGAGGGGATTCCAACCGTGCCGATTCCGGGAGCCTGTGCAGTGATCACTGGTCTCAGTGCCGCAGGGTTACCTACCGATCGCTTTATCTTTGAAGGATTTTTACCAACCAAAGGACAGGAGCGGCAAGCTCGTCTGGAAGCTTTGCAATCTGAGCCGCGTACAATCGTCTTTTATGAAGCTCCGCATCGGCTGCTGCAAACCCTGCAAGACCTGAAGCAAATTTTGGGTGGCGATCGATCGATCGTGCTGGCGCGCGAGCTGACCAAACTCCATGAGCAATTTTGGCGAGGCACCGTTGAGGCAGCAGAAACGCACTATCAAACCCATGAACCGCAAGGAGAATTTACGCTGGTGATTGCAGGTTGTCAAACTGCAGCACCGATCCTGTCAGAAGCTGCTCTCAAAGCCGAACTTCAGCATCTCCTCCAACAAGGGCTTTCTCGTTCTCAAGCCAGCCGTCAGCTTGCCAACCAAACACCGCTTTCCCGTCGCCAGCTTTATCAACTTGCCCTCTCTTTGCCCGATCGTTTAGAAGACGAAATGACCGAACCAGACTATCGCCATTAG
- a CDS encoding sugar transferase, with protein sequence MISTPKTSSSVLSTPLAFPFQVHTSSYVHPAAISPTKRLIDIGGALVGLLLTALLFLPIALAIYISDPGPILYSQVRCGFRGQQFRIWKFRSMVVNAEHLKHQVQNQAKGHIFKNDRDPRITRAGHFLRRTSLDELPQFWNVLMGEMSLVGTRPPTPDEVSHYTRRHWKRLEVKPGITGEWQANGRSTVSSFEKIVAMDLRYQKRWSIAYDLKLILKTVYVVLCRKGAC encoded by the coding sequence ATGATCAGCACACCTAAAACATCTTCTTCGGTATTATCTACCCCTCTAGCTTTTCCGTTTCAGGTTCACACATCATCCTATGTTCATCCTGCGGCTATCAGTCCAACGAAACGGCTAATTGATATTGGGGGGGCGCTGGTTGGTTTACTGCTCACGGCGCTCCTATTTCTGCCGATCGCGCTTGCTATCTACATCAGTGATCCGGGTCCGATTCTCTACAGCCAGGTTCGCTGTGGCTTCCGAGGACAGCAGTTCCGCATCTGGAAATTTCGCTCCATGGTCGTTAATGCAGAGCATCTGAAGCATCAGGTGCAAAACCAGGCAAAAGGGCATATCTTCAAGAACGATCGCGATCCACGCATTACCAGAGCCGGTCACTTTCTCCGCCGCACTAGCCTGGACGAACTGCCGCAGTTCTGGAATGTTCTGATGGGGGAGATGAGCTTGGTTGGAACGCGCCCCCCTACACCTGATGAGGTTAGCCACTATACACGGCGGCATTGGAAAAGACTCGAAGTCAAACCCGGTATTACTGGAGAATGGCAAGCCAACGGTCGCTCTACTGTCTCCAGTTTCGAGAAGATTGTGGCAATGGATCTGCGCTATCAGAAACGATGGTCGATCGCCTACGATCTAAAACTTATTCTTAAAACGGTTTATGTTGTTCTCTGCCGCAAAGGGGCTTGTTGA
- a CDS encoding sugar kinase → MTAQGLFIGLITLDLLYLTQHFPDRNQKIVALDYEVAAGGPATNAAVTFSYLGGAATLMGVLGAHPIRELILADVQQWGVTIADLHPERPDPPPTSSILVTEATGERAVISLNAVKSQVAADAIANQALSGIEIVLIDGHQITVGQTIARQAKAKQIPVVIDGGSWKPGFERILSEVDYAICSANFQPPGCETIDSVFAYLESLQIPHIAITQGEQPILYRSQGKSGEMAVPVIQPVDTLGAGDIFHGAFCHFILHSEFTEALAQAANIAAQACQQFGTRAWMKR, encoded by the coding sequence ATGACCGCTCAAGGACTCTTCATCGGGCTAATTACGCTGGACTTGCTTTACCTGACCCAGCATTTCCCCGATCGCAACCAAAAGATTGTGGCGCTGGATTATGAAGTGGCGGCGGGTGGACCAGCAACAAATGCAGCAGTTACGTTTAGCTATCTGGGTGGTGCTGCAACACTGATGGGGGTTTTGGGAGCGCATCCAATTCGAGAGTTGATTCTGGCAGATGTGCAGCAATGGGGCGTGACGATCGCTGATCTGCACCCGGAGCGTCCTGATCCGCCGCCGACTTCTTCGATTTTGGTGACAGAGGCAACCGGAGAACGGGCAGTAATTTCACTGAATGCAGTAAAGTCTCAAGTTGCGGCTGATGCGATCGCAAATCAGGCATTGAGCGGTATAGAAATTGTGTTGATCGACGGACATCAAATAACAGTGGGGCAGACGATCGCCCGTCAAGCCAAAGCAAAGCAAATTCCGGTGGTGATTGATGGTGGCAGTTGGAAACCGGGTTTTGAGAGAATTTTGTCTGAGGTGGATTACGCCATTTGTTCTGCGAACTTTCAGCCGCCAGGCTGTGAAACGATCGATTCGGTGTTTGCTTACCTGGAAAGCTTACAGATTCCGCATATTGCCATCACTCAGGGCGAGCAGCCCATTCTGTATCGGAGCCAGGGCAAGTCAGGCGAGATGGCAGTTCCCGTGATTCAGCCGGTTGATACGCTGGGAGCAGGCGACATCTTTCATGGCGCATTTTGTCATTTCATTCTGCATTCTGAGTTTACAGAGGCGCTGGCTCAAGCCGCCAATATTGCCGCTCAGGCTTGTCAGCAGTTTGGGACAAGAGCCTGGATGAAGCGCTAG
- a CDS encoding inositol monophosphatase family protein — protein sequence MQPATGQTLEEMLSIVRSLGWGAAKILRSYYRGEPAQDGTARSLDIQNKKDGPVTAADLAVNQYVLSHLEAAFGTEAFGYLSEETYKAKASPEALPHEWVWILDPLDGTRDFIDQTGEYAFHLALTYQGRPVLSIVACPELERLYSATLGGGAFVETPDGTRQRLQVSDCNQLEDLTVVVSRTHRDGRFNHLLQQLSCQNQLAVGSVGGKIAAIVDQRADVYISLSGKSAPKDWDMAAPELILTEAGGKFTHADGSPLRYNQGDVNQWGCLIASNGTCHEKLCSDATETLAAIDQG from the coding sequence ATGCAACCAGCAACAGGACAGACTTTAGAGGAGATGCTGTCGATCGTTCGATCGCTGGGATGGGGAGCCGCAAAAATTCTCCGCTCCTATTACCGGGGAGAACCCGCTCAAGATGGAACTGCTCGATCGCTCGATATTCAAAACAAAAAAGATGGTCCAGTGACGGCGGCAGATTTGGCAGTGAATCAGTATGTCTTGAGCCATTTGGAGGCAGCTTTTGGGACAGAAGCTTTTGGCTATCTCAGCGAGGAAACCTATAAAGCAAAAGCATCCCCTGAAGCGTTACCGCATGAATGGGTCTGGATTCTCGATCCATTGGACGGAACCAGAGATTTTATTGACCAAACAGGCGAATATGCCTTTCATCTGGCGCTGACTTATCAGGGGCGTCCGGTGCTGTCAATTGTTGCTTGCCCTGAACTGGAGAGGCTCTACTCCGCGACACTCGGCGGCGGTGCATTTGTGGAAACCCCTGATGGAACTCGCCAGCGGTTACAGGTTTCAGATTGCAATCAACTCGAAGATCTGACAGTTGTGGTCAGTCGAACTCATCGGGATGGGCGATTTAATCATCTGCTCCAGCAATTGTCCTGCCAGAATCAGCTTGCGGTTGGGAGTGTGGGCGGCAAAATTGCGGCGATCGTTGATCAGCGTGCCGATGTCTATATTTCTCTCTCTGGAAAGTCTGCTCCAAAAGATTGGGACATGGCGGCTCCGGAACTCATCCTGACTGAAGCAGGTGGCAAATTCACTCATGCTGATGGCTCGCCACTGCGCTACAACCAGGGTGATGTAAACCAGTGGGGTTGTTTGATTGCCAGCAACGGAACCTGCCATGAAAAGCTTTGTTCAGACGCAACAGAAACATTAGCAGCGATCGATCAAGGTTAA
- a CDS encoding aspartate/glutamate racemase family protein, which translates to MIQHPIRIKVINGNTYEPMTQGIDESAQAARFPQTEIVTTQPKAGPESIESYYDEYLAIPGILEEIIQSGDEYDAFVIACWGDPGVEAARELTTKPVIGIAEASMYVANMVAARWGVVTTMHRALDMIEKTIHRAGFAHRCVSIRTTGISVIETDTARQETIDALEAAGRLAIIEDKAEALCLGCAGMSGLDKELEQRLGIPLIDAVAAAVKMAEAMVGLQKQTSKALTYKFPEPKRIKGFPDYMQWGKSQGE; encoded by the coding sequence ATGATCCAACATCCCATTCGCATTAAAGTTATTAACGGCAACACCTACGAACCGATGACTCAGGGAATTGATGAGTCGGCTCAAGCGGCTCGGTTTCCTCAAACTGAAATTGTGACGACCCAGCCCAAAGCCGGACCCGAATCGATCGAGAGTTACTATGACGAATATTTGGCGATTCCCGGCATTCTGGAAGAAATTATTCAATCGGGCGATGAATATGATGCCTTTGTGATTGCTTGCTGGGGTGATCCGGGGGTGGAAGCGGCGCGGGAACTGACCACAAAACCTGTGATTGGCATTGCTGAAGCCAGTATGTATGTCGCGAATATGGTGGCGGCTCGATGGGGTGTTGTCACGACGATGCACCGGGCACTCGACATGATTGAGAAAACGATTCATCGGGCAGGGTTTGCTCATCGCTGCGTCTCGATCCGCACGACTGGGATTTCTGTCATTGAAACTGATACGGCTCGGCAGGAAACGATCGATGCTCTCGAAGCTGCCGGACGGCTGGCAATCATTGAAGACAAAGCAGAAGCGCTCTGTTTGGGCTGTGCTGGAATGAGCGGCTTAGACAAGGAACTGGAACAGCGATTAGGCATTCCGCTGATTGATGCAGTGGCGGCGGCAGTCAAAATGGCAGAGGCGATGGTTGGCTTACAGAAACAAACCAGTAAAGCCCTCACATACAAATTCCCAGAACCGAAGCGAATTAAGGGATTTCCCGATTATATGCAGTGGGGTAAGTCGCAGGGCGAGTAG
- a CDS encoding ComEA family DNA-binding protein, with amino-acid sequence MGFEDWFGATARPRLDLKAQIQPLRSRLLNDPYYRFQSLEEIRLAAELGIKIDVNQAGVDDWLRLPGLSIHQARSLVALTQSGVQFHCIEDIAAALSLPLPRLRPLEPILQFCYYDADSLGTIQRLNLNRASIEALTRIPAVDLFLARAIVQNRQQRGAYRNLADLQQRLQLPASLTSDLMHYLYFE; translated from the coding sequence ATGGGATTTGAAGACTGGTTTGGTGCAACGGCTCGACCGAGGTTAGACCTCAAAGCACAGATCCAACCGCTTCGATCGCGCCTGCTCAACGACCCCTACTATCGGTTTCAGTCGCTGGAAGAAATTCGCTTAGCAGCAGAGCTAGGCATCAAAATTGACGTGAATCAGGCAGGTGTGGATGACTGGCTACGCCTTCCCGGACTCTCCATCCATCAAGCTCGATCGCTCGTAGCCCTCACTCAGTCTGGTGTTCAATTTCACTGCATTGAAGACATCGCCGCCGCTTTAAGCCTGCCCCTGCCTCGCCTGCGTCCACTGGAACCGATCTTACAATTCTGCTACTACGATGCTGACAGCCTCGGCACCATCCAACGACTCAACCTGAATCGAGCCTCGATCGAAGCCTTAACCCGTATCCCCGCAGTGGATTTATTTCTGGCAAGGGCAATTGTCCAAAATCGCCAGCAGCGAGGAGCCTATCGCAATCTTGCTGACCTACAACAGCGCCTCCAGCTTCCTGCCAGCCTCACAAGCGACCTAATGCATTATCTATATTTCGAGTAG
- a CDS encoding SHOCT domain-containing protein has protein sequence MLSKPKDRRIAVLLAGAGIFLPLAGWHKFYLGQRGWGILYLLLSCLDNRIVHVACAAEALWYLFQTTEPFNPSFQFSFNPAQTFSGTSFSSTHSSTLSSSTSSSSLTPAPDLSQVSTIADALRQLETLRQDGLISEYEFEQKRRQLLDRIQ, from the coding sequence ATGTTATCGAAGCCCAAAGATCGCAGAATTGCTGTCCTGTTAGCAGGCGCAGGAATTTTTCTACCGCTTGCAGGCTGGCACAAGTTTTATTTGGGACAAAGAGGTTGGGGAATACTTTATTTGCTGTTGTCCTGCCTTGATAACCGCATCGTGCATGTTGCTTGTGCGGCTGAAGCTTTATGGTACTTATTTCAAACGACAGAGCCTTTTAATCCCAGTTTTCAGTTCAGCTTCAATCCAGCCCAAACTTTCAGTGGCACATCATTTAGTAGTACACATAGTAGTACATTATCCAGTAGTACATCATCCAGTTCCCTCACGCCTGCACCCGACTTAAGCCAGGTCAGTACGATCGCGGATGCTTTACGCCAGCTTGAGACGCTCCGTCAGGATGGATTAATTTCAGAGTACGAGTTTGAACAAAAGCGGCGACAGTTGCTCGATCGCATTCAATAA
- a CDS encoding DnaJ domain-containing protein, producing MPMLQIFSPEWLSQLSDPYAVLGLSVAADDRRVLKRYRAIAKQLHPDSQVMADAENKELAVQIFSRLVNPAYQKVKQEKGRADVMATLRFRVRRINRDEPLRAYNDPAAQLLKMPVHQVELFYEQAITELAEKQFQSLDQFETLTQQLNELNLVYLHLKMGEPMIRERRTGVVAASEARPTQFTPSPSEETQTKIDYAQRHYQRAQEYARKGNWAQVVAELRDAIRLEATRSEYHSLLAKAYLAQNLMGMAKVHFRQALKLNPQDPLARIYAPKFQLNPDAPDHTLSDRSTGQPAKPPSRLLNLFGRKR from the coding sequence ATGCCCATGCTACAGATCTTCTCCCCAGAATGGCTGTCTCAGTTATCCGATCCTTACGCTGTCCTGGGGTTGTCTGTTGCAGCAGACGATCGCCGTGTTCTCAAGCGATATCGCGCGATCGCCAAACAGCTTCACCCAGATAGCCAGGTGATGGCGGATGCAGAAAATAAAGAACTGGCAGTCCAAATTTTTAGCCGTCTGGTCAACCCTGCATACCAGAAAGTCAAGCAAGAAAAGGGCAGAGCCGATGTCATGGCAACGCTGCGGTTTCGGGTGCGCCGGATCAACCGAGATGAGCCCCTCCGCGCCTATAACGACCCTGCTGCTCAATTGCTAAAAATGCCTGTTCATCAAGTGGAGTTGTTCTATGAGCAAGCAATCACAGAATTGGCAGAGAAGCAGTTTCAGTCGCTTGACCAGTTTGAGACGCTGACTCAGCAACTCAACGAGCTAAATCTGGTTTACCTGCACCTAAAAATGGGTGAACCGATGATTCGGGAACGGCGGACTGGAGTTGTAGCGGCATCTGAGGCGCGTCCGACTCAGTTTACCCCTAGCCCCAGCGAAGAAACTCAGACCAAGATTGACTATGCTCAACGCCACTATCAGCGGGCACAAGAATATGCCAGAAAAGGCAACTGGGCTCAGGTTGTAGCAGAACTGAGAGATGCGATTCGGCTGGAAGCAACCCGCAGTGAATATCACTCGCTCTTGGCAAAAGCCTACCTCGCCCAAAATTTGATGGGAATGGCGAAAGTTCATTTTCGGCAAGCCCTGAAGCTTAATCCTCAAGATCCGCTTGCCCGAATCTACGCGCCCAAATTTCAACTTAACCCAGATGCGCCTGATCATACGTTGAGCGATCGCAGCACCGGGCAACCTGCGAAACCTCCCAGCCGTCTTCTGAATCTCTTTGGTCGCAAGCGTTAG
- a CDS encoding aspartate carbamoyltransferase catalytic subunit — protein sequence MATAWTRRHILSLADFQPAEYDVVLQTAASFQEVLSRRTKKVPALQGQVVANLFFESSTRTRSSFELAAKRLSADTLNFAPGTSSMTKGETILDTAKTYLAMGADIMVIRHREAGVPLAIANEMDRLQTRVGVFNAGDGQHEHPSQALLDLFTLCTLIDPEKPHSSLLAGKKIAIVGDILHSRVARSNLWSLTASGAEVHLAGPPTLLPKLFADFTTTQDSLPRNLFLHWSLDPALENADFVMTLRLQRERMTQHLLPSLREYHQQFGITHDRLRICQPHVRVLHPGPVNRGVEISSELMDDPQFSLISQQVTSGVSVRMALLYLMAGGKT from the coding sequence ATGGCTACTGCGTGGACTCGTCGCCACATTCTCTCTCTGGCTGACTTTCAGCCTGCTGAGTATGACGTCGTATTACAAACGGCTGCTAGTTTTCAGGAAGTTCTATCTCGCCGCACCAAAAAAGTCCCCGCACTTCAGGGGCAGGTGGTCGCTAATCTATTTTTTGAGTCATCTACCCGAACGCGCAGCAGTTTTGAGCTGGCTGCCAAACGCCTCTCCGCTGATACCTTAAACTTTGCGCCCGGAACCTCCTCCATGACGAAGGGAGAAACCATCCTGGATACTGCAAAGACTTATTTGGCAATGGGCGCTGACATCATGGTCATTCGGCATCGGGAAGCCGGAGTGCCTCTGGCGATCGCCAATGAAATGGATCGGCTGCAAACTCGCGTTGGCGTCTTTAATGCTGGAGATGGACAGCACGAACACCCATCCCAAGCGCTGCTCGATCTCTTCACGCTTTGCACCTTGATTGATCCAGAGAAGCCCCACTCATCGCTTCTGGCGGGCAAAAAGATTGCCATTGTTGGTGACATTCTGCATTCACGGGTGGCACGATCGAACCTTTGGAGCCTGACCGCGAGTGGGGCAGAAGTGCATCTTGCCGGACCACCCACCCTACTCCCCAAACTGTTTGCTGATTTCACGACCACCCAAGATTCATTGCCCAGAAACCTCTTCCTGCACTGGTCTTTAGACCCTGCTTTAGAGAACGCTGATTTTGTGATGACGCTGCGGCTTCAGCGAGAGCGCATGACTCAGCATTTGTTGCCAAGTTTGCGAGAGTATCATCAGCAGTTTGGCATCACGCACGATCGCTTGAGAATCTGTCAACCCCATGTCCGAGTGCTGCATCCGGGACCAGTGAACCGGGGAGTCGAAATTAGTTCTGAGTTGATGGATGACCCTCAGTTCAGCCTGATTTCGCAGCAGGTAACCAGCGGGGTTTCGGTCAGGATGGCGCTACTGTACCTGATGGCGGGGGGTAAGACCTGA
- a CDS encoding YdcF family protein: MIDPSVCPNDATGRWTFFTWTIFDLLVSPHLILPPLLILIFLPWLLRPLRYKGLISGSGLLLLLVYLLVGSPIALAPGNQILTRFLPEDPGTKTDAIVVLGRGSELRQERVQIASQLWQAKRAPFIFASGSGDAIEIVDSLKQSGIPPQAIDGEPCSRTTEENAQFTAALLQPRGVKRILLVTDPPHMLRSFLTYRSLGFEVIPHLNPLPSQLAERKEAFLLVREYFGLMSYGLKGRFFRRSLDPNEQIFSGLTPRHQVQ, from the coding sequence ATGATTGATCCTTCTGTTTGTCCGAATGATGCGACAGGTCGCTGGACTTTTTTCACCTGGACAATCTTTGACCTCCTGGTCAGCCCTCATCTCATTTTGCCACCGCTTCTTATCCTAATTTTCTTGCCCTGGCTGCTGCGTCCGCTCCGCTATAAGGGACTGATCAGCGGATCAGGACTGTTACTTCTATTGGTTTATCTGCTGGTTGGTTCTCCGATCGCCCTTGCTCCAGGTAATCAAATCCTCACTCGCTTTTTGCCTGAAGACCCCGGAACCAAAACCGATGCGATCGTCGTTTTAGGGCGAGGTTCAGAGTTGCGGCAAGAGCGGGTTCAGATTGCGTCGCAGTTGTGGCAAGCAAAACGAGCACCCTTCATTTTTGCGAGTGGTTCGGGAGATGCGATCGAAATTGTTGACTCGCTCAAGCAATCCGGAATTCCACCTCAGGCGATCGATGGAGAACCCTGCTCCCGTACGACCGAGGAAAATGCTCAGTTTACGGCTGCATTACTCCAACCGAGAGGCGTCAAACGGATTCTTTTAGTGACTGATCCGCCCCATATGCTGCGATCGTTTTTGACTTACCGCAGTCTTGGTTTTGAGGTGATTCCTCATCTCAACCCACTACCGTCTCAACTCGCCGAACGGAAAGAAGCTTTTCTGCTGGTGCGCGAATATTTTGGCTTAATGAGCTATGGGCTGAAAGGGCGCTTTTTCCGCCGCAGTCTTGACCCCAACGAGCAAATATTCTCAGGTCTTACCCCCCGCCATCAGGTACAGTAG
- a CDS encoding molybdenum cofactor biosynthesis protein MoaE: protein MNPIALPSTSQRFPTYAGDHLTITFAPLSLTEIYEQADDPANGAIVVMSGMVRNQTDGIPVVALEYQAYEPMAIEVFKQIAHQIRQTWADVTHVVIHHRIGKLAIGEISVLVAVGCPHRTEAFEACKYAIDTLKHNAPIWKKEHWKDGSTSWVSIGACEQPGQDC from the coding sequence ATGAACCCGATCGCACTTCCCTCAACTTCGCAGCGCTTTCCCACTTATGCAGGCGATCACCTCACGATTACTTTTGCGCCTCTATCCTTAACTGAGATTTATGAACAAGCAGATGATCCGGCAAATGGAGCAATTGTCGTGATGAGCGGCATGGTTCGCAATCAGACGGATGGCATCCCTGTTGTGGCACTGGAATATCAGGCGTATGAGCCGATGGCGATCGAGGTGTTCAAGCAAATTGCCCATCAAATCCGCCAGACCTGGGCAGATGTAACCCATGTTGTGATTCATCATCGCATCGGAAAACTGGCGATCGGTGAAATCAGTGTTTTAGTCGCAGTAGGTTGTCCTCACCGAACAGAGGCATTTGAGGCTTGCAAGTATGCGATCGACACGCTGAAACATAACGCGCCGATCTGGAAAAAAGAACATTGGAAAGACGGCTCAACCAGTTGGGTGAGCATTGGTGCTTGTGAACAACCTGGACAGGATTGCTGA
- a CDS encoding DUF86 domain-containing protein: MSRDSASSLDIARSAQLILEFAQGLEKIELAANLEKQSAILYQIVVIGEAVKRLSADFRNQHPGVPWREIAGMRDILTHQYDRVEVEEIWGVIQDDIP, encoded by the coding sequence ATGTCGCGAGATAGCGCTTCATCACTCGACATTGCCAGATCTGCTCAACTTATCTTGGAATTTGCCCAAGGCTTAGAAAAGATAGAACTGGCGGCAAATTTAGAGAAGCAATCCGCTATTCTCTATCAAATTGTTGTGATTGGAGAAGCTGTTAAGCGGTTATCTGCTGACTTCCGTAATCAGCATCCAGGAGTCCCCTGGCGAGAAATTGCCGGAATGCGAGACATCCTTACTCATCAGTACGATCGCGTCGAAGTTGAGGAAATTTGGGGCGTAATTCAGGACGATATTCCTTAG
- a CDS encoding nucleotidyltransferase family protein, which translates to MLTLNVQLPEDQLAEFCQRWKVSELALFGSVLRDDFRPDSDIDILITSAPDAKRGLMTLAKMKYELEDLLGREVDLVSKSAIETSHNWIRRNEILGTAQVIYVAR; encoded by the coding sequence ATGCTTACGCTCAACGTTCAACTTCCTGAAGACCAACTTGCTGAATTTTGCCAACGCTGGAAGGTGAGTGAGCTAGCCCTGTTTGGTTCTGTCCTTCGAGATGATTTCCGCCCCGATAGTGATATTGATATTCTGATTACCTCTGCCCCGGACGCAAAACGTGGGTTAATGACGTTGGCAAAGATGAAATATGAGTTGGAAGACCTGCTGGGGCGTGAAGTAGATCTGGTTAGCAAATCCGCCATTGAAACGAGTCATAACTGGATTCGGCGCAATGAAATCTTGGGAACGGCTCAGGTAATTTATGTCGCGAGATAG
- a CDS encoding nuclear transport factor 2 family protein — protein MTTESAKTLVIARQAFAHFEHGLATGDWQAFFDMLTDDFSFWFPLGQFRGLNVGKARAIEFLHYVSEVYSEGLTLTLDRITSNETTVVFEFRDEGLMWGKPYKNRVAVSFDVRDDKICGYREYLGSDGQSN, from the coding sequence ATGACTACAGAATCAGCCAAGACATTAGTGATTGCTCGACAAGCTTTTGCCCATTTTGAACATGGACTTGCGACCGGAGACTGGCAAGCTTTCTTCGATATGCTCACGGATGATTTTTCATTCTGGTTTCCGCTGGGTCAGTTTCGCGGATTAAATGTTGGAAAAGCACGCGCGATCGAGTTTCTCCACTATGTTTCCGAAGTCTATAGCGAAGGGTTAACATTGACGCTCGATCGGATCACCAGCAACGAAACAACTGTCGTTTTTGAGTTCCGCGATGAAGGACTCATGTGGGGAAAACCTTACAAAAACCGAGTCGCTGTTTCTTTTGATGTCCGTGACGATAAAATTTGCGGATACCGAGAGTATTTAGGCAGTGATGGTCAATCGAATTAA